A single region of the Liolophura sinensis isolate JHLJ2023 chromosome 9, CUHK_Ljap_v2, whole genome shotgun sequence genome encodes:
- the LOC135475650 gene encoding uncharacterized protein LOC135475650, whose product MYVEYLMTANNLPVPDEQPTIQPNNQATQATQATETMTDPAAYSGVQPLLKAARQRGLKVSRTHVSAWLAQQDTYTLHRPARRHYPRNRVVVGGIDSQWQADLVDMTAFAKENDNNRYLLTCIDVLSRYAWVMPLRAKTGARLIEPFQQIFKTGRRPLYLQTDEGKKFLNRPFQAFLKDNGVFFFHTFNETKASVVERLNRTLKGRMYKFSPLTTLCDTWTPYRRWSAVTIKPTTEAYDEPLST is encoded by the exons ATGTACGTGGAGTATTTGATGACAGCCAACAACCTCCCCGTACCCGACGAGCAGCCTACAATCCAGCCTAACAACCAAGCCACCCAGGCCACCCAGGCCACCGAGACGATGACCga CccagcggcttacagcgggGTTCAAcccttgctcaaggcagctcGACAACggggactcaaagtgagtcgaacccacgtgtcggcttggctggctcagcaggacacgtacacacTCCACCGGCCTGCACGCCGCCATTACCCGCGTAACCGAGTGGTGGTTGGGGGTAttgacagtcagtggcaggcggacctggtcgacatgacagcgttcgccaaagagaatgacaacaaccgttacctactgacCTGCATCGATGTCCTCTCCAGGTACGCCTGGGTGATGCCACTCCGGGCCAAAACCGGGGCTCGTTTGATCGAGccatttcaacagattttcaagacAGGTCGCcgaccgttgtacctgcaaacggacgagggGAAAAAGTTTCTAAACAGACCgtttcaagcctttttaaaggacaacggggtgtttttctttcacacatttaacgaaaccaaagccTCCGTGGTAGAACGGCTCAACCGCACTTTGAAAGGTCGCATGTACAAAttttcaccgctcacaacactctGCGATACCTGGACGCCTTACCGGCGCTGGTCCGCGGTTACAATCAAGCCTACCACCGAAGCATACGACGAGCCCCTATCGACGTGA